A DNA window from Salvia splendens isolate huo1 unplaced genomic scaffold, SspV2 ctg1120, whole genome shotgun sequence contains the following coding sequences:
- the LOC121788699 gene encoding vesicle-associated membrane protein 721-like isoform X1 codes for MGQNNRATLIYAMVARGTPPVVLAEYTAFSGNFNSIAYQCLQKLPSSNNKFTYNCDNHTFNYLIHNGFIYCVVAEETAGRQIPMAFLEHIKDDFSKKYGSEGAAAVPPNSLDKEYGRKLKEHMQYCIEHPEEISNLAKVKAQVSEVKGVMRENIEKVLDRGEKIELLVEKTEIMHQQAKDFNSAGTRLHRRMWLQKSKMKLVVLAIVIALILIIVFSVCEGFDCGD; via the exons ATGGGGCAGAACAACCGTGCGACACTGATCTACGCGATGGTGGCTCGTGGAACGCCGCCAGTAGTACTGGCGGAGTACACTGCGTTCAGTGGGAACTTCAACTCCATTGCCTACCAGTGCCTCCAAAAGCTTCCTTCATCCAACAACAAGTTCACATACAACTGCGATAATCACACCTTCAATTACCTCATTCACAATGGCTTTA TATATTGTGTGGTTGCAGAAGAAACGGCAGGTAGACAGATCCCTATGGCTTTTCTAGAGCATATCAAGGATGATTTTTCGAAAAAATATGGTAGTGAGGGAGCTGCAGCAGTTCCTCCAAATAGCCTTGATAAAGAATATGG ACGAAAGTTGAAGGAACATATGCAATACTGCATTGAGCACCCTGAGGAAATAAGCAACCTAGCTAAGGTTAAGGCTCAGGTGTCTGAAGTGAAAGGTGTTATGCGAGAAAACATAGAGAAG GTTCTTGATCGTGGAGAAAAGATAGAACTATTGGTGGAAAAGACTGAGATAATGCATCAGCAG GCCAAGGATTTCAATTCTGCAGGAACAAGATTACACAGGAGAATGTGGCTACAGAAGTCGAAGATGAAGCTTGTTGTTTTAGCTATTGTGATCGCATTGATCCTCATCATCGTGTTCTCTGTCTGTGAGGGGTTCGACTGTGGAGATTGA
- the LOC121788699 gene encoding vesicle-associated membrane protein 722-like isoform X2 translates to MALENPTEVKEYAPLSPSIKVNYLELLIYHNVATFGAVYCVVAEETAGRQIPMAFLEHIKDDFSKKYGSEGAAAVPPNSLDKEYGRKLKEHMQYCIEHPEEISNLAKVKAQVSEVKGVMRENIEKVLDRGEKIELLVEKTEIMHQQAKDFNSAGTRLHRRMWLQKSKMKLVVLAIVIALILIIVFSVCEGFDCGD, encoded by the exons ATGGCTTTA GAAAATCCGACCGAAGTAAAAGAATACGCGCCTCTGTCTCCATCTATCAAAGTGAATTACTTGGAGTTACTGATTTATCATAATGTGGCAACTTTCGGTGCAGTATATTGTGTGGTTGCAGAAGAAACGGCAGGTAGACAGATCCCTATGGCTTTTCTAGAGCATATCAAGGATGATTTTTCGAAAAAATATGGTAGTGAGGGAGCTGCAGCAGTTCCTCCAAATAGCCTTGATAAAGAATATGG ACGAAAGTTGAAGGAACATATGCAATACTGCATTGAGCACCCTGAGGAAATAAGCAACCTAGCTAAGGTTAAGGCTCAGGTGTCTGAAGTGAAAGGTGTTATGCGAGAAAACATAGAGAAG GTTCTTGATCGTGGAGAAAAGATAGAACTATTGGTGGAAAAGACTGAGATAATGCATCAGCAG GCCAAGGATTTCAATTCTGCAGGAACAAGATTACACAGGAGAATGTGGCTACAGAAGTCGAAGATGAAGCTTGTTGTTTTAGCTATTGTGATCGCATTGATCCTCATCATCGTGTTCTCTGTCTGTGAGGGGTTCGACTGTGGAGATTGA